A genomic region of Rhipicephalus sanguineus isolate Rsan-2018 chromosome 3, BIME_Rsan_1.4, whole genome shotgun sequence contains the following coding sequences:
- the LOC119387353 gene encoding RNA/RNP complex-1-interacting phosphatase: protein MAPSKNAVPDRWPDYTDHGDVVPGTRFVPFKAPLRDAICSGLPDNRRFTPDRLLEQVQGLGLVIDLTNTDRYYDPQCIVSRGVAHTKIMCPGARVPNAKVVKSFFNAVGGFVGRSDNDGKLIGVHCTHGVNRTGYVVCRYMVDKLGIAPAKAIEDFQKARGHNFDRQEYVSDLQGRGRTSPT from the coding sequence ATGGCGCCGTCCAAGAACGCCGTCCCAGACCGGTGGCCCGACTACACAGACCACGGCGATGTGGTTCCCGGGACGCGATTCGTGCCGTTCAAGGCACCGCTTCGCGACGCCATATGCTCGGGCCTTCCAGACAACAGGCGGTTCACGCCGGACCGTCTGCTCGAGCAGGTACAGGGCCTAGGCCTCGTCATCGACCTGACGAACACGGACCGCTACTACGACCCCCAGTGCATCGTCTCCCGCGGCGTGGCCCACACCAAGATCATGTGTCCCGGTGCTCGCGTGCCCAACGCGAAAGTCGTCAAGTCGTTCTTCAACGCCGTCGGCGGATTCGTCGGGCGGTCCGACAACGACGGCAAGCTCATAGGGGTTCACTGCACGCACGGCGTTAACAGGACCGGATACGTGGTATGCAGATACATGGTCGACAAGCTCGGCATTGCGCCGGCAAAGGCCATCGAAGATTTCCAGAAAGCCCGCGGCCACAATTTCGATAGGCAGGAGTACGTCAGCGACCTGCAAGGGAGAGGTCGGACGTCGCCGACGTAG